DNA from Hyalangium gracile:
CGTTCATCGCCTTCTCTCCAGTTACCGGATGACCGAGTTCACCTGCAGGATCGGCATCAGGATCGAGAAGGCCACGAATGCAATCACCGCGCCCATCATCACGATGAGGATGGGCTCGAGCAGCGAGGTGAGGGCGCCGATGCGCACGTTCACCTGCGTCTCGTAGCTGTCCGCCACGGACACCAGCATGTCCTCCAGCTGGCCGGAGCGCTCACCGATGGCGACCATGTGGTACACCAGCGGCGGGAACTGCCCGGAGCGCTTGAGCGGGTTGGAGATGCTCTCGCCCTCGCGGATGGAGTCGCGCGCCTTCTCCACCACGTCCGCCAGCACGGAGTTGGTCATCACCGCCTTGACGATGTCCATGGCGGCCAGCAGCGGCACACCGCTCTTGAGCAGCGTGGCCAGGGTGCGCGCGAAACGCGAGATGGCCAGCAGCCGCACCAGGCTGCCGAAGACGGGCGCCTTGAGCGCGAACTGGTCCCACTTGGGCTTGCCGGCGGGGCTGCGGAAGTACGTCACCGCCGCGACGATGGACAGCGCGATCCCCGGGAAGATGATGAACCACCAGTCCTGCAGCGCGTTGCTGAAGGCGATGAGCATCTTCGTGGTGATGGGCAGCGGGGCGCCCGTGTCCGTGAAGATCTTCGTCACCTTGGGGACGACCACCGTCATCAGCAGCACGAGGATGCCGCCGCCCACCACCATCATGATGGCGGGGTAGAGCATGGTGCCGACGATCTTCTGCCGCAGCCGGGCCTGGCTCTCGGTGAAGTCGGCCAGGCGCAGGAGCACCGTGTCCAGCGCGCCCGAGGCCTCGCCGGCGCGCACCATGTTCACGTAGAGCGAGCCGAACACCTTCTGGTGCTTGCCGAGCGCGTCCGCCAGCGAGGAGCCCTCGTTCACGCGCTGCTTCACGTCCGACAGCACGCGCTTGAGGCGCTCCTTCTCCACCTGGTCCACCAGGGCGGTGAGCGACTCCACCAGGGTGACGCCCGCGCCCAGCAGCGTGGCCAGCTGGCGCGTGGTGATGGCGATGTCGTCGGTGTTGATG
Protein-coding regions in this window:
- the gspF gene encoding type II secretion system inner membrane protein GspF, which translates into the protein MPVFEYRGLNTAGKTVKGLLEAESPKTLRAQLRKDGIFLTDVLGQAEGSRGAVMKGSGAAVAARDIDLRKLAGGRINTDDIAITTRQLATLLGAGVTLVESLTALVDQVEKERLKRVLSDVKQRVNEGSSLADALGKHQKVFGSLYVNMVRAGEASGALDTVLLRLADFTESQARLRQKIVGTMLYPAIMMVVGGGILVLLMTVVVPKVTKIFTDTGAPLPITTKMLIAFSNALQDWWFIIFPGIALSIVAAVTYFRSPAGKPKWDQFALKAPVFGSLVRLLAISRFARTLATLLKSGVPLLAAMDIVKAVMTNSVLADVVEKARDSIREGESISNPLKRSGQFPPLVYHMVAIGERSGQLEDMLVSVADSYETQVNVRIGALTSLLEPILIVMMGAVIAFVAFSILMPILQVNSVIR